The genome window TGTACCTTGGAATTTACTTCTCCAGAGCTGTAAATGATTCCTACCGATTTGGCATCGGCTTTCAATTCTTTGATCAGCTTCAGCTGTTCTTCCACTGGATTCATGTCAGAGGTTCCCGTTACGTTGCCTTCAGGTTTTTCCATCGCTTTTACCAGTCCAGCTTCCACTGGATCCGTTACCGCTGTGAACAATACCGGAATCTCTTTGCTTGTTTGCGCTGCCGCTTGGGCCGATGGTGTCGCAATTGCCAGCACCAGGTCTACCTTGTCCGCTTCAAACTTTTGAGCGATGGAAATCGCGGTATCCATGCTGCCTTGCGCAGATTTCACGTCAATTTTCACTTGCTTGTCTTGCTCATATCCTTTTTTTGCCAGCTCGGCGATAAAGCCTTCACGCGCTGCGTCTAAAGCAGGGTGCTCGACGAATTGGGAGATCCCGATGGTCAGTTGCTTGTCAGCTGCTGGTGCTGGCGCATTGTTGGATGCTGGCGCCGGGCTTTGGTTGTTAGCCGGAGTGGCGCTTTGCTGTCCACACGCGGTGACGGACAAAAGCAGCAAAGGAAATAAAATACTCTGAATCATTTTCATAGGTCTCTTTTGTTTGAACATTTTGATCAATAACCCCCCAAAAATTTTTTCTCAATTTTAACACGCGTAAAACATTTTTAAAAGAAGAAAAAAGAGAGCTTGGAGCTCTCTTTTTACTTGATGATTTCTTTCGCCTGCTGTTTGAGCTCATCGGATACTTGGAGTCCAAACTTCTGGGCTGCCGTTTCATTGATGTATAGTTCGGCTTGTTTGGAAATCTCTACAGGCGTATCGGCTACCGCTTGTCCTTTCAGAACCCGCGCTGCCATCTCACCGGTCTGTTTACCCATGCCGTAATAATCAATTCCATAGGTGGCTACCGCGCCGCGTTTTACGGTGTCCGTATCAGAAGCAAAGACTGGAATCTTGCTCTGCTCGGCTGCACCCAAAACAGCTTCAAACGCAGAAACGACGGTGTTGTCGATCGGAATGAACAAGGCTTCGGACTTCGCTGTCAGTCCGCTTGCCGCCAGTTGTACTTCTGACAGCTGCGAAATGCCTGCTTTGACGATTTCGATGCCTTCTTTGCTGGCAGCTGCCTCGAGATCCTTCACTTGCACTTCAGAGTTCACCTCAGAAGTCGTGTAGATCACTCCCAGCTTTTTCAAGTTGGGCAGGAACTTTTTGATCAGCTGCAGTTGTTGTTCCATGGATACTTTATCTGAGGTACCGGTCACATTGCCGTCTGGCTTCTCCAAACTGCTGACCAGCTGTGCCGACAGCGGATCTGTTACGGCACTGAATACGACAGGCTTGTCAGTAATGGCTTTTGCTGCTGCTTGTGCGGATGGAGTGGCGATGGCCACGACCAAATCCTTTTTGTCACCAGCGTATTTTTGCGCAATGGAAACGGTGTTGTTCATGTCTCCGTGGGCATTTTGGAAATCCACTTCCAGATTCTTTCCTTCTTCAAAGCCAGAACCTTTCAATCCATCCAAAATCCCTTGGTGAATGGCATCCAATGCCGGATGCTCCACGAATTGCGTCAAACCCAATTTTACCGTTTGCTGCCCTTCACTTGGCTTTGCTGCGGTTGGCTGGGTTGTTCCACCTGTTTGATTGCCGCATGCTGCCAAAGAAAATGCCAGCAACGCGGTCAGTCCCATACTGACTGCTCGTCTCATCTCAACTTCCTCCTCTAGGCTCTGCTTCGCTACTTTCTACTTACGACTATACTACTAGCTAACTTGGAAACTCTGACTCATTATACTACGCAGAAAAGATTTTTTCATCAATATTTTTAAAAGCATTCCCAAGAAATTAATGCCGATCTTTCTTCCCTTTTTAGTCCAAATTACTCGATTAACTTATTGATATATACCTTTCGTGTATATTGATATGCAAATAAAAGCAGGGATGGATCCGCTCAGGAATCCACCACTGCTTCCTCGACAGGCAGCTTTTTCACAATGACGCGCGTGATCCGATAATGATCCACTTCTTCAACAAAGAATTGGTAATTTCCCTTCTTCACCATATCCCCTACCCGCGGCGAGTGATCAAATTGCATGTAAATCCAGCCTGCGAGCGTGTCTACCTCGTTCGACTCCAGATCGATGTCCAGATAATCGCTCACTTCTTCCAACAGCATGCGTCCATCAAGGGAGAGGATGTTGTCTTTTCGTTCCACCTCTGGCCGCTCGTCATCGAATTCATCCTGGATGTCTCCCACGATTTCTTCCATGATGTCCTCGAGCGTCACCAACCCGGCGGTACCTCCATACTCGTCGATGATGATCGCCAGCTGGCCACGCTGCTTTTGGAGCATCGTGAGCAGACGGCTTATGGATATCGTCTCGGGAACGGTCAGCACCGAACGCATCAGTGACTGCAGATCGCGCTGCTCTCCTTCCAAAAGACCGGTCAGCATGTCTTTGATGTGCAAGCTCCCTACCACATGATCTTTGTCCCCGTCGACGACCGGATAACGGGTAAAGCGTCCATTTTGCACCAGCCTCACGTTTTCCTCGAAAGGATCACGAATATTGAGCACGACCATGTCTGTCCGGGGCACCATGATTTCGCGTGCCATCGTTTCGGAGAAGTCGAAGATATTATCTACCAGCATCATTTCCGTATTGTCGATCAATCCGCTTTTGTGGCTCTCATTCACCAGGATGCGGATTTCCTCCTCGGTATGCGCCTCCTGGTGCGGCTCCATCGAGATATGAAACAACGCGAGAAATCGGGAAGCGGACCAGTTCAAGAGCGCGATGAACGGATACATGATTTTGTGGAACCACATGATCGGCTTCGCCACGGCCAGCACGATCGTTTCTGTCTTTTGAATGGCCAATGTCTTCGGGGCAAGCTCCCCTAGCACGATATGCAAAAAGGTAATGACAGAGAACGCAATAATAAAGGAAATGCTGCTGGTCAGTGTCTCGTTTAGTCCGAAGTAGCGAAAAACAGGGTGCAGCAATTGGGCGACAGCGGGCTCTCCCAACCACCCGAGTCCGAGCGAAGCGAGAGTGATCCCCAGCTGACAGGCAGAGAGATACGCATCCAGATTGTGCAGCACCTTTTCTACATTTACCGCATTGCCATTCCCTTCTGCGACCAGCTGCGATATCCGCGATTCCCTCACCTTGACGACGGCGAATTCGGTCGCCACAAAAAAGCCATTGAGGAGCACGAGGATGATGACCATCCCCAAGTTAAACCAGGTCGAAAGCATCTCATCGCCCTCCCTTCCGTCCTTCCTTTGGGATATTGTTTCCCACCCTGGGACAAATGTTACCTCTTCGTTTTTCTTTCTTTTCCCGATTGTGATACCATGGTTCTGAATGAATATGCAGCTTGCTAGTGAGGTGGCATCACTTGTCTTACCGTCCAGATTTGCCCATGATCGTGCAAAGTGACCGAACGATTCTGCTGGAGACGCAGCATCCATTATTTGCTGAGGCGAGACAAGCCCTCCACGGCTTCGCCGAACTGATCAAAAGTCCGGAATACATGCACACGTATCGGATTACTCCCCTGTCTCTGTGGAATGCCGCTGCAAGCGGACTGACGCACGAGCAGGTATCCGGCGCGCTTGGCACGTATAGTAAATACGGAGTTCCTCCCACAATCGTCAAAGAAATCGAGGAAACGATGTGCCGTTATGGTCGCATCCGTCTGGAAAAGTCAGTGGACGACATGATTCTGAAAAGCGAAGATCCTCTCTTGCTAGCAGAGCTTCTGGCGTATAAATCGATTACCCAATTAATAGAAGAATCACGCGGCGACGGGTATGTCATCAAGCCATACGCTCGCGGGTTGATCAAGCAAGAGCTCATTCACCTCGGCTATCCCGTGCAAGACCTTGCGGGCTACAGCACGGGTGAAAGCTGCCCGATACAATGGAGAGCCATCACATCGAGCGGACGTTCTTTTTCCCTTCGCCCCTATCAGGAGGAAGCGGTACACACGTTTCACTCTGGAGGAGCGGCGACAGGCGGGAGCGGAACCTTGGTGCTGCCGTGCGGAGCAGGGAAAACCGTGATTGGCCTCGGTGCCATCTGTCAATTGCAGACAGCTACCCTGATTTTGACAACAAACACCACATCGGTTCGCCAGTGGATAGCAGAGCTCCTCGACAAAACGGATTTGGATCCTTCGCAGATCGGGGAATACACGGGTGATCGCAAGGAAGTCAAGCCGATCACAGTCGCTACTTATCAAATATTGACCTACCGTCCCAGCGCCGAGGATGAATTTCCTCACATGAAACTCTTTTCAGAGCGCGACTGGGGGCTTATTATTTACGATGAGGTTCATTTGCTGCCAGCGCCGGTTTTTCGGGTCACATCCGGCATTCAGGCCACGCGGCGGCTGGGTTTGACGGCTACGCTTGTTCGTGAGGACGGGCGTGAGGAAGACGTCTTTACCCTGATTGGTCCTAAAAAATATGAAGTTCCTTGGAAAATGATGGAGGAACAGGGATGGATTGCCGAGGCCCGCTGCAAGGAAATCCGCCTGCCGTTTGAATCCAAATGGCGGGAAGCATACGCGCGTGCCAGCGCTCGGCAAAAATTTCGCATCGCTGCCGAGAACCCGAGAAAGCTGGAAGTCGTCCGTTACCTGCTCGAACAGCACCCTAATGACCAGGTGCTGATCATCGGGCAATACGTCGATCAGCTGGATCACATGGCAAATGCCCTTCAGCTTCCTCTGATTACGGGGAAAGTGCCAGAGAGCGAAAGGGAGTTGCTGTACCAGCAATTTAAACAGGGGAAAATCAAGCGCCTCATCGTTTCAAAGGTCGCCAACTTCGCAGTAGACTTGCCAGACGCAAACGTCGCGATCCAAATATCCGGAACGTTCGGCTCCAGACAAGAAGAAGCGCAGCGACTCGGGCGAATTCTGCGCCCAAAGACCGATGAAAACAAGGCGCACTTTTATACGCTTGTGACACGAGATACCCGAGAGCAGGAATTTTCACTCCATCGTCAGCTTTTTCTCGTGGAACAAGGCTATCCATACGATATTATAGAAATGGAAACGCTGGTTTGAAACGTTTTAAAAATACCAGCGTCTCATAGAGGGAAGGGAGGCCGGAGATTCAATGCAATCCGACGCCGAAATCATTCAGCGGATTCTTCAGGGCGACATCGAAGGGTATCGCGACCTCATCCAACGATACCAGCATATGATCTACGTATTCATCTACAAGATGGTGAACAATCGCTCCGATGCGGAGGATCTCACTCAGGAAGTATTTGTTAAAGCGTATGAAAAACTGTCTACCTTTCGCGGGGACAGTCAATTTTCCTCGTGGCTGCACACGCTTGCCCGCAACAAGAGCATCGATTTCTTGCGTCGCCGGAAGTTTCATGATTCGGATGAGCAATTGGCCTATGTGCCATCAAATACACGAGAAGAATCTCCTCAAGAATCGCTCATGAACAAGGAGCAGCGCCGTGAAATCGAAGAGGCATTCGCTTTACTGTCAGATACTTATCGAGAAGTAATCGTGCTACGCTGCACGCATGAATATCCGTTTGAAAAAATTGCGTCACTCCTCGGCATTGCCGAGTCGACTGCCCGCGTCCGATATCTGCGCGCTCGCCAGGAACTAGCAAAATTGTTAACCCGCAAGGAAGGGGGGCTCGTACATGAACTGCCAGGCATTTAGAAAAGCATGGTTAGAAGACACGGATAGTGATGTGATTTCTCATATAGAAACATGTGAGGACTGCATCATATGGATTGAAGAACAGATGACAACTGACGAGGAGGTGCAGTTCTTGAAGGAGGTTCCTTTACCATCGGTGAACCTGGAAGAGAGAATCATGCAGGCCATCTACCAGGACGCCGGAAAAGGCACGCCCCCTCATGCCGCTACTGAATCGCTACAACCGCCGACACCGCTCGCAAGCAGCAAGCGTCGAACCAAAGGCTTCCCTTCACTCGCCTGGGTCAGCGCAGCAGCAGTCTTGCTCATCGTGGGTCTGGCAGGATACCAGCAGCTGCAATCCAATGATTCGCAGATGGCCTCCATGCCGCAAAGCGCGACAAGCGGCTCTCCAAATCAAGGAATTGCGTACAACGCGGAAAGCCAGCCGGAAGCTCCCAAATCGGAAGCCCCGGTGCAAGACTCTCTCGCGACAAGCGATGCTGCTCCGGCTGCAGCGGGCACTTTGGCAAAACAGCAGGCTCCTGCCGCCCAAACGCCGAAGGCAGCGGATACTCCATCGGTTATGTCCGAATCTGCTATAGCCATGAATAAGCAGGCAAAAACAATCAGTCCCCAGTCGCGGGCTGCCACAGAATCACAACCAACCGCTCGCAGCAGCGTTGTGACTCCACCCGTTACTGAGCCTGCCAAGAAAGAAACGACGATCGCCCTTGCTGATCAAGAAAAGGCCAGAAAAAGCGCAGCGAAAGCAACGGAGGAGACCGATCAATCCGTCGCAGCATCTGGCGAGCCCGTTTATTCGCTGACTGCCCAATCCGTCCCTGAAGCAGACGAGAATGCATCTGCCAAAGCCGTGGTGGGGCCGCCAGCACCATCCGTTCAAAAAGCAGCGATCACACTTTCTACCTTCTCTGACATTGAGACAGCTGTACAAGCATCTGACTTGCCTGTTCCCGTGCTGGCATCTTCGGCAAACGGATTCGCGGTCTCGGATATTTCCGTACAGTACGAATCCGAGACAAGTCAAAAGGCTACACGACTCACTGCTGATTACAAGCGCAACAAGAGCTGGATTAAAATTGATGTCGTCCGTAACACGCACGGCAAACGCAGCCTCTCCATTCCGGGTACGTTTACCGCTACCGAGTTGTTTACGGTCGGCCAAGAGCAAGCGATCGGCGTATCGTTTGATCAGCAAGGCGCAAAGCCATCCACCGTGCAGCACGCTGTTCACTTTAATGCGCAAGCAAAAAATCAGTCCTTGTACGTCGTCATGTCTGCCAATGGCATCAGTCTGGATGAATTAATCGAAACTGCAAAACAATTGACTTGGGAATAACAGCAGGACACGTGAGCTTGAATAGCCACGTGTCCTTTTTTCTATGGGATGCTATTTCACTTCGATCGCACCGCAGCCACCGATGATGGGAATCTCTTTGGCAACGTCTCTTTCCGTTGTGGTCAGCTCGATTCGAATACCACTGGGCTCATAGCAGAACAAAGCAACATATCCCCCTTCTTGCCCTTTGACACCGATCCCTCCAAACTGCAGACGAATGTTACGCTGCTTCATGCGTTCTTCGATTTGGCGCAGGACGGCAATGGATTTCACAGACAGGGCCAGGTGATGCAGACCGGCTACGTTCACCGCAGCCCCCTGATCGGCTGTCTGCCACAGTGTAATCATCGTCGCACCGTCTGACACATAGGCATGGTGTCCAGCCTCATACTGCAAGACTTCGAATTCTAAAACGTCCGTGAAAAATTCCTTGCTCTCCTCCAAATTCGTCACGCTCAAACCCACATGTGAAACCCCATTCGTCATCGCCATCGTTTCCCTCTCCCTTTCTTTTTTCACATGCCCACCAATTTCGGAATGCGCGCAGAGCAATTGCGATACACTTCCTCGACCGTTACTCTGACCACTTGAATGCTGCCCGGAAACCACTCGCACAGGCTAGGATCGTCCAGCACTTCTGCCTTGCCATTGATGCGGAGCCGCTGCTGATGAGAGAAATCAATGAACAGCATGCCGATCCTGGGATTTTCCAAGATGTTGCCCAAGCTTTGAAAAGCACCATTCCCCGGATAGTCCGGGAAGAGCAGCGTCTCATCGTCCAGTGCCTTTACCGCTGGCACTCCGCCCCGAAAGCTGCAATCGCAGTTCCCGTTTCGGTCCGCTGTTGCGATGAAAAAGAACTCCATCGCTTCCACGTATCTGCGAAGGAGCGGCGTCAATTTTTGCCCTACACGTATTCCCCCTGTCTGAAATTTGTCCCTCAGCCTTTGCTCACCACTTGGTTCCATCGCTAACCACCCCTTCATAACCACCAAAACAACTTTTAAACAGTTATAGAATACTCAATCTCCCAAACCTTGTAAATGCTTTTTTAGCGGTTATAATAAAATAGAGGTGAA of Brevibacillus choshinensis contains these proteins:
- a CDS encoding ABC transporter substrate-binding protein gives rise to the protein MFKQKRPMKMIQSILFPLLLLSVTACGQQSATPANNQSPAPASNNAPAPAADKQLTIGISQFVEHPALDAAREGFIAELAKKGYEQDKQVKIDVKSAQGSMDTAISIAQKFEADKVDLVLAIATPSAQAAAQTSKEIPVLFTAVTDPVEAGLVKAMEKPEGNVTGTSDMNPVEEQLKLIKELKADAKSVGIIYSSGEVNSKVQVDAAKAVADKLGLTIQEAAITSATEVKQAAESMVGKVDAYYIPTDNLVVSSIAAVLGVAESQKLPVIAGEENSVKSGAIATYGIDYSKLGAQTADMAVKILKGEAKPGDMAVEVQADMKLVLNKKAAEKMGVTIPQAMLDRAGEVVE
- a CDS encoding ABC transporter substrate-binding protein, whose amino-acid sequence is MRRAVSMGLTALLAFSLAACGNQTGGTTQPTAAKPSEGQQTVKLGLTQFVEHPALDAIHQGILDGLKGSGFEEGKNLEVDFQNAHGDMNNTVSIAQKYAGDKKDLVVAIATPSAQAAAKAITDKPVVFSAVTDPLSAQLVSSLEKPDGNVTGTSDKVSMEQQLQLIKKFLPNLKKLGVIYTTSEVNSEVQVKDLEAAASKEGIEIVKAGISQLSEVQLAASGLTAKSEALFIPIDNTVVSAFEAVLGAAEQSKIPVFASDTDTVKRGAVATYGIDYYGMGKQTGEMAARVLKGQAVADTPVEISKQAELYINETAAQKFGLQVSDELKQQAKEIIK
- a CDS encoding VOC family protein, which codes for MAMTNGVSHVGLSVTNLEESKEFFTDVLEFEVLQYEAGHHAYVSDGATMITLWQTADQGAAVNVAGLHHLALSVKSIAVLRQIEERMKQRNIRLQFGGIGVKGQEGGYVALFCYEPSGIRIELTTTERDVAKEIPIIGGCGAIEVK
- a CDS encoding RNA polymerase sigma factor: MQSDAEIIQRILQGDIEGYRDLIQRYQHMIYVFIYKMVNNRSDAEDLTQEVFVKAYEKLSTFRGDSQFSSWLHTLARNKSIDFLRRRKFHDSDEQLAYVPSNTREESPQESLMNKEQRREIEEAFALLSDTYREVIVLRCTHEYPFEKIASLLGIAESTARVRYLRARQELAKLLTRKEGGLVHELPGI
- a CDS encoding hemolysin family protein — protein: MLSTWFNLGMVIILVLLNGFFVATEFAVVKVRESRISQLVAEGNGNAVNVEKVLHNLDAYLSACQLGITLASLGLGWLGEPAVAQLLHPVFRYFGLNETLTSSISFIIAFSVITFLHIVLGELAPKTLAIQKTETIVLAVAKPIMWFHKIMYPFIALLNWSASRFLALFHISMEPHQEAHTEEEIRILVNESHKSGLIDNTEMMLVDNIFDFSETMAREIMVPRTDMVVLNIRDPFEENVRLVQNGRFTRYPVVDGDKDHVVGSLHIKDMLTGLLEGEQRDLQSLMRSVLTVPETISISRLLTMLQKQRGQLAIIIDEYGGTAGLVTLEDIMEEIVGDIQDEFDDERPEVERKDNILSLDGRMLLEEVSDYLDIDLESNEVDTLAGWIYMQFDHSPRVGDMVKKGNYQFFVEEVDHYRITRVIVKKLPVEEAVVDS
- a CDS encoding DNA repair helicase XPB, giving the protein MSYRPDLPMIVQSDRTILLETQHPLFAEARQALHGFAELIKSPEYMHTYRITPLSLWNAAASGLTHEQVSGALGTYSKYGVPPTIVKEIEETMCRYGRIRLEKSVDDMILKSEDPLLLAELLAYKSITQLIEESRGDGYVIKPYARGLIKQELIHLGYPVQDLAGYSTGESCPIQWRAITSSGRSFSLRPYQEEAVHTFHSGGAATGGSGTLVLPCGAGKTVIGLGAICQLQTATLILTTNTTSVRQWIAELLDKTDLDPSQIGEYTGDRKEVKPITVATYQILTYRPSAEDEFPHMKLFSERDWGLIIYDEVHLLPAPVFRVTSGIQATRRLGLTATLVREDGREEDVFTLIGPKKYEVPWKMMEEQGWIAEARCKEIRLPFESKWREAYARASARQKFRIAAENPRKLEVVRYLLEQHPNDQVLIIGQYVDQLDHMANALQLPLITGKVPESERELLYQQFKQGKIKRLIVSKVANFAVDLPDANVAIQISGTFGSRQEEAQRLGRILRPKTDENKAHFYTLVTRDTREQEFSLHRQLFLVEQGYPYDIIEMETLV
- a CDS encoding pyridoxamine 5'-phosphate oxidase family protein, which translates into the protein MEPSGEQRLRDKFQTGGIRVGQKLTPLLRRYVEAMEFFFIATADRNGNCDCSFRGGVPAVKALDDETLLFPDYPGNGAFQSLGNILENPRIGMLFIDFSHQQRLRINGKAEVLDDPSLCEWFPGSIQVVRVTVEEVYRNCSARIPKLVGM